One Sphingomonas sp. SUN039 genomic window carries:
- the traW gene encoding type-F conjugative transfer system protein TraW, whose product MCPPDCRHRSSGAVRTQISLLLGCVGFAAVCPPAVARDYGQVGAVFPVIEPDLLRVIEARLKSMQASGQIDVMNQRLADRTRTKVNRPDPVAGIDPAIRSRSWLYDPSIIIDHDIRDHKGQLIAAAGTRVNPLDYVVIKTPLVFIDGDDAAQLAWAMQRFSNSAKLILVRGAPLELMTKRQRRFYFDQSGTLTTKFGISHVPAVVEQAGRVMRVTEMPVGAKKS is encoded by the coding sequence ATGTGCCCGCCAGATTGTCGGCACCGGAGTTCCGGTGCTGTGAGGACGCAGATCAGCTTGCTTTTGGGTTGCGTCGGCTTCGCTGCCGTCTGCCCGCCAGCAGTGGCGAGGGACTATGGCCAGGTCGGCGCGGTATTTCCGGTAATTGAGCCCGATCTGCTGCGCGTTATCGAGGCCAGGCTGAAGTCGATGCAGGCGTCGGGGCAGATCGATGTCATGAACCAGCGACTTGCCGATCGCACCCGAACCAAGGTCAATCGCCCCGATCCGGTGGCAGGGATCGACCCTGCGATCCGCTCACGCAGCTGGCTTTACGATCCGTCGATCATCATCGATCACGATATTCGCGACCATAAGGGCCAGCTGATTGCGGCGGCCGGCACGCGCGTCAATCCGCTCGACTATGTCGTGATCAAGACACCGCTGGTGTTCATCGATGGCGACGACGCCGCGCAGCTTGCCTGGGCGATGCAACGCTTCAGCAACAGTGCCAAGCTCATTCTGGTGAGGGGTGCGCCGCTCGAGCTCATGACCAAGCGTCAGCGCCGCTTCTATTTCGACCAGTCAGGCACGCTCACAACCAAGTTCGGGATCAGTCATGTCCCCGCCGTCGTCGAACAGGCGGGCCGCGTCATGCGTGTCACCGAAATGCCGGTGGGAGCTAAAAAATCATGA